One Ostrea edulis chromosome 6, xbOstEdul1.1, whole genome shotgun sequence genomic window, aaattacaagttttcgaatatgaataacaagattagtataatagtgcaacgttttacacgccataaaGGATTTCCAAATTTAGATTATAGGGCCAATCGCACGCTTACATAGCCTTTGTATATTACTTTTACGGTAAAAGGAACAAAAAGCACTTATCtattacaaacatttctttagTTCGATTATACTTGCATAGAATTAACGTCCATTTCAATAGGTTGTAGGCCCAATATGTATATACACTTACACAAGACTTTGTGTATTTACGTTAACTACGATAAACCGGATATGACCATGCCTAAAAAAGTATGATGTCATAGTGACTAAATGCAGAATAAACACGGACAtggaagaactcgaaaatcccCTATTGTACAGTACACCAAACCCGAGCTCAAAGGCCTATCGGTTACCTGAATATCATATCCCATACATAGACCATATATTCAGTTTTTCTCACACGTTTTTGATAGCAgagaacaattttaaagattatttcttAATAAAAAGAAATTCCCTGTGCCTGCAACACCTGCGATCGAAACATTATGACCAGATAGTACAGCATAAGAGCGAATTGAATTGACCAATGAAAACATTCTATAAATTGTGATTGACGTATTTTTCAGATATGATATAAACTATATGTTTCGAGGGCTAGATGAACAAATCTGTCAAGTGTAACGAACACAGTAAAGTCGGTTCTCTAAAGAAATATGGCGCGAAAACAAATTGAAGTGTTTATAGCCTATACTCTAACTTCTACTGCTTACAagtattttgtcattttaaaagtaaCGAGATGTGGTTGATAAGCAAATGCATGATACAGGAAATGCAAAGTTGATAAAAGCATAACTGTATAAGCATAGAAACCCAGAAGCATTTTTCTTGATATACTACTGGCAACAATATCACATTTTGCAAACCTTGCTATAGCAGTTTCCACAATAAcatcattttcaaatacaaataTCCTTTATAAGATTTTAATGGCTAACCCCACTTTTTTGGTGCAGGTATATTTAAAAGGACATCATAGTCTGAAGAAAAGCTCACTAGAAATTATCTTAATGCGATATCTTATgataaaaatggaaaagtttaaatttttataCATCGATTTAAAACCTTTTTCAACAGCTATGGAAAAGATGTGAAAGAGTACACAAACTGCCCATGTTGTTTTAAAACCTATGAAGATCCTTGGTATCTAGAGTGCGGACACACAATGAATATGAAATGTGTTCGGAGACAGCAGCCTATCGTAAAATGTCCGATGTGCGAGGATTCTTTTCTGATTTCTTCCAGTAGGCTGTGTAAAAACCGATTTGCAAATGATCTTGCAATGCAGGTAACACGTATAGATATCATACAGCTTCTGCTGGACAACCGTAAATGTTCTTTGCATGAGGAAAAAAATGCAGAAAGCTACTGTGAGAAATGTCATATGAAAATGTGTCTCGGTTGTAGCCACTTTCATGATAGGAATCCTAAAACTAAAAGGCATACAGTTTATGAAGTCAACCAAATGATAGAAGAAAAGCAAGATGACATAGATATTAATCCAGTGTCGATGTGTGAGTACcatgataatgaaataataaacaaCTGGTGTTTGGATTGTAAAGTCCCAGCTTGTGAAGAAAATTGTGCCCAACATCATTTAGAACCTATTTCGAGTTATGCAACAGATTCGAACACTCAAATTCAGAAGTTAGAAACACATGTCGAACACCAATTATCAACGGCAAGACTGAGTTttcaaaaagtgaaaaaaataaaaaaagacatGAAGACAGAAGGAAAATATCATGGATCAGTAGCTGCAAGACTGGATTGGGCAAAGGAAAAGTGcaaacaaattatcaaaagatcCACGTTTTTAGTTCTTGAGGTAAATTTACTATTGAAAAAGGGAAACGAGTTCCATAAGTGCTACTCTCTACCGTTCTTATCACGCCAAATCCAAAGAATTAAAGAGTCGACTAAAAGTATCGAGAGCAATAGTCAGCATACATCGAACAGGTCATCTGCATCGACCAACAGCGATTACAGTTTGTCTGGTTCATCATACGCACAGGTCAATCCAAGATTGTCACGGTCGACAAATGCCCTATCTGACAGAGCAACATATATCAATGTGAACTGGAAGAGTAGTATGGAAGCATTATATGTGAATGAGGTAAAGAGAGAGGGGGGTGTCCCATGCATTACTGGTATTATCACAAAAATGGTCTACTAAATCTTTCTCAAAGCaatttacagaaataatttttttattccatgtctctaaaatgttttttttttcatcaaatgattttttcatattattcTCGTTCCTGTCAATTTTGTACTTGGGTGGTAGAAGATTACCACTAGTATGATTACAATGTGCATTCTACATGTAGTAACGTTgattataaattgttttaaatttttattcactTACACAGAATATGTTGATCAGGTGTTCTTATTAGAAAACTAGTCTTTTTTTATCATCTCGTAGCAAACGTACGAAGATATAAGTCACATAGAATCAATCATTAGAGTGTCTTCCCAATCTCTGAGTAGAAGTACAAAGCTTAGTGATGATATTCAAGAACGACTCAACTTCTTTGACACAGGAGCAAGAATTACaggtaaatatacatgtaccctgcatttattgtacataaattacatatgtacatcacaATGCAAAAAATAAAGGTTTTTGACTTGTTGTAAAAGGAATGTATGCTTaattttcagtatcaaaaggataaacaaatttaaatttCGATTTTTGTGATTTgcattacgacccctgggtcgattGTTTTGTGACGTAcctcattttatttatttattccatGATTATAAAACTccaacaaaattatatatatatatataccgattgttaagccgttcttggcacactgattttgactgcggataactccgtttacctgatcaggatatggggctcacggcgggtctgaccggtcaacaggggatgcttactcctcctaggcacctgatcccacctctgatgtgtccaggggtccgtgtttgcccaactatctattttgtattgcttgtaggagttatgagattgatcactgttcgttatcttcaccttgcatatatatatatatatatatatatatgtgtgtgtgtgtgtgtgtgtgtgtgtgtgtgtgtgtgtgtgtgtgtgtgtaagactctaaagtgcgatggttgctccaaagtgcgatggtcacgtcaaagtgcgatggtctgcgccaaagtgcgatggtcacgccaaagtccgatggtgcggagttttgtgacgtcacgtcattgtgCCGtaattcttaacgtctttcaaaataaaaccgaagaaatgcaacatgGACGATAGCaacggcaaggtttacactgttgaggatagtgagaacggcaaagtatatttgttgtcgaactatctacttcgcccaaacattctttaattcatgatcatttattacttggaCGTACACGTATTCATTCCTGGGGGTATGCTATgatacaaaacattctatacgattttGCGTTGgaaaatgttgtgtttaataacacgacaactaaaTGGAAATATaataagttcttattcttatttctgtgcatggattttgcactgatattttggtgaagcaacacacggttggttcagtctgtaccaaaataCTGTATcatttacaaaccaatggatttcggcgtgtcacaccatcgcactttgacgtgtcagaccatcgcactttggcgaaTGAGTgcggaccatcgcactttggcgtgtcgcactatcggggtttggcgcagaccatcgcactttggcgtgaccatcgcactttggagtcccaaTCGCACTTTAAAgtcctacacacacacacatacacacacacacacacacacacatacatatatatatatatatatatatatatatatatatatatatatatatatatatatatgtctcttttttcaaagtaaaatctaaaaaaaaaaaaaaaaatagaactctaaacactttctagaaatatttcgaccgtgttaccggtcttcttcactCGTGTTTATCTGTCATAGCAAAGTAACGCAAGACTACATACACAAAAGTACTATGACGCCACATTAAGTATTATACAGTTGAAAAGTAACGTCAATGTTGATATTGcgcgaaaaacatttgaaaaacgtaaGAGTCTAATAATAAAGTCAACAATACTGACCCGACCTCGTAGACACATCCTAAAATATGACTAtgcatataaaacttatacggtaccaattttgatgcaccagatgcgcatttcgacaaataatgtctctccagtgatggagcaaaattttagaaatgtttgttcacaaaGCAGTTAACTTCTGACCTAagtgaatacaaacaagaaatattacactaggtagttaatcgtaaatacatcaatattgttaaaatcagttattataacacgttctttgcatacaagacattaattattaaagacaaaaatgttcccTTTTGTTGTTCCTGAATGATACATaagtattcatttttttcttccataaatTTTCTCGAAAGCGACAATGAATGTCAtctttgtaaagtttttcaatTTCTATTGTAGAATAATCGTCAATTCTATGAGAATCCGTTCAGAAATAAATAGCAACAGGGTCATCAGTTTCTCGTCTAATAAGTGACAAATTCATAAGATGCCTTTGGTATAAAGTTACCCAAGTTTCTCCCACATATACAATTTTGTTACGTGTTTTGCAAAACACTCCATAAACTACATTGCTGGATTTACAATCGATATCATTTTTTAATCTGGTATTTATTACCATTGCAGTCCTCAAATTGATTAGTTTTAATGACATATTGACATAAAGTACACTTTTTAACACCACACGGCTCgcataaattttcttttctagAAAATAGATTATTATGTTTCTTATATACCagaatgtattttaaatttttgtttcttttaaaagCCACTATGGGCATATCTCTAAAAACGTTTTTGAGGCAGTCagaattttcaagatttttttgacGGTCTTTTAAAATCTGATGAATATTGGGAAGCCCTTTAGAATAGTCTACCACAAAGGGAACACAGTTACCCTGCTACGTCTTTTTTCTGTAGTTTAGGAGATTGGATCGGTCGAGTttatctactttttaaaattctttttcaaatatcattatctaaCTAACCGcgttttcttaaatatttttttatttccttccgttgaatttgatatttttcttctgtGTAACAAATTCTACACACAAAGAGACAATTAATGTCTTGTGTGCAAAGAACCTGTTATAATAACTGATTTTAACAATATTGGTGTATTTACGATTAACTACCTACTGTGATATTTCTTGTTTGTACTCACTTAGATCAGAAGTTAACTGCTTTGTGCACAAACATTTCTACAATTTTGCTACATTTCTTAccaaatattttattgtatgcATAGTCATATTTTAGGATGTGTCTACGAGGTCGGGTGAGTATTGTTGACTTTATTATTGGAAtattatccttggacgaatttggctccagtttttggcactctagttttccttttagctcttacaagtttattgttatttcgaatttccaactTTTGGCTTgcgcatcactgaagagacattatttgtcgaaatgcacatctggtgcatcaaaattggtacggtataagttttacactctTACCTTTTcgcgcaatatcaactttgagGTTACTTTTCAATTGCATAATACTTACTGTTATACGTCATAGTACTTTCCTGTATGTAGTCttgcgttacgttgctatgacAGATAAACACGattgaagaagaccggtaataataaaaaaaactaaattaacatttacattctactttcatttctgttagaGTTCCCAGTCGTTAACGAAGGCGTACTATGTTTAGCAAGAGTGGACAATCGCGCAATCCAGTCTTTCCGTCTAGCGGAAAATTCCCCTCGACTGTAATCtccattttaaaatcaaatcaatacacgacgataaaacattatttattggatttttaatgaatatttgctAGAAACGATAAGATCTCGTAGTAAGTATAAAAACAAGTTGATAATAACTAATTAGTGACCTACCCAATGATTGGAAGCGTCCATTCTGAACACATTTTCGTACTTCCGGTAAACGTAATACacagcagagtttattcaaaaacttctacatcagaagaaaaaatatcttattgCGGCCTGCAACTCGAtatgatgttttatctattaacaataatagttttcattcatatgtgaattcgatatatccctgtgaactcgagataaaagaaaccacagagcttcatacttacatgtagatgttttattgaaaatgaatattaacgacAGACTAAcaacaaacgggattatttcaacttctccatcgtcaatttcccatatttatttagcaatattccattatcaccagtctatggtgtttagatctctcaagtgattcgatacgcaaaagcttgttctgcctatgatcagttttaaaatcgagacaggctactgacaaagaagttaatgttacaggggtatcaacagtctcgtttaaagtaagcatttcgcaaattctatggtcgtcataatgatttagtttaccaatacaacctatcatatggtcaaaggctatcggacgtgtttcataccgattgttaggccattcttgacacactgattttgactacgcattactccgtttacctgattaagacaTAGGGcgcacggtgggtgtgaccggtcgacagtggatgcttacacctcctaggcacctgattccacctctggtgtgtccaggggtccgtgtttgtccaactctttttgtattgcttataggagttataagactgatcactgttcgttatcttcaccttttatattaAAGGTACCTTTCCCGAGCGTGTCGGAAATGTCCGAGATTTTGAAGCTGTGCTtgtgttcacaactgcagcgcaTTCGTGAAGAAATGGCCATcattataatttgtaaagatatttttaaaaagccaaaaacattacaaatgtatatattaaatattgaactattccagggggggggggggggcatgcaTCTCGCTGTGGTGGCATTATTCACCATGATATATGTTAACAACAAACCAAGCTGACAGACTGACAACCAGACAAGTTATCCTATGTAGTGTTATGTTTCGCAGGCGACATAGCTGATGACAtagatgtatatacatataattggGGATGAATTTATAATTATTCTCCACCCCATGATAGATAGCCAGTGTGCACAATTACCCTCCCCCCTTTTAAAGATTATTTGATAATTGTAGTGacgatatacattgtatagaagACTTCAATCTCccaagaagtaaaagtgtgccCATCTTTCTTACGAATTCAAACTTCAGTTGTTGAGTTCATTTAAAGAGGATATGATTACTTTTATCACTTAAAATCTACTTCAGCTAGGGTCTTACAGTCAACAGCGAAAATGTATGACATAACTCATACTCGAATTATGATTAGTTTGAAAACTGAAATAATTcaacatgtaaaatttttaCTATAAACTACAGAGCATTGGCTCATAAGAgtaatttgataaaatcttGTCTTTTAGGTATGGTATATGTTAATGACACTATCGTTGTTGCCAGTCACTCGGCCGGATTTTGCACGGGCTATGACCTACATGGAAAAATCCAGTGGGATATCACGGAGCGATTAAACGGACCCTTCGATGTAGCAGCACATAAAACGGATGATGGCAAGCAATTCCTTTAAATCACCGACCCGGGAAGACGAACTGGTAATAATAATACAAGTTTATAAACAACCGATGAATGTATCCACGGATGGATGAATGGATTTGATGGATGGATGGAATACAATAAACCCCTCTGTTTAGAAAATATCAAACAGTTTTTAATAGAAGTTTGCTTTTGTTTCTCATTCAAAACGCAATGGGATATCCCTGGTAGGTAATTTTTTGCGACAGTTGTACTGAGAACAGTCCGATATGAAAACAACGTTATAAAAGCTTATAATGTATAACTATAACTGAGATAGACTAAGTCATTTTATTGGCCGGGTTGCACAACGTGCATCCGGTTTATGTGAATGGCGGGCGGGCGTCCCTGTAATAAGGTATCTACTTTGTGTAACCAACTCCTttcacacctctaacttgacattcctcaaactgaagatgtgcatgtgtctttctGAAAGTGATCATTTAATGTcacatttttcgaaaaaattaCGTGTAGTTGGACTTTGTTATTTTTGaagcatgtcttgaatagacggtacctatttttgtaatcaactcctcttacagcatttatttgacatccttcagaccttgtacagctGTTATTGAAGCATTGaatatgtgcatgtgtctttttggaaGTGATTGAACATTCATCtaaaaatttacatgcaattgaactttgccatttttaagcatggtacctaCTTTGCAtaaccaactcctctcacagcttttacTTGACATTTTTCAGACCTAGCACATTAtagttgttataaaaacattgaagatatgcatatgacattttaaaagtgcttctggtttttttaaattctacagTACATAGGTCATTTTTCCTGTATGAGTTTTTTTAAAGGTTACGTATATAGTCTGGTTTTATTATAAATGCATACGAAAATCCGAGGCATCTTTAGGGTAGACTTGATAAAACCATTACATAATGGATTCTCTACCACAAATACTTCAGTTTACATTTATTTCATCTGGATCCATGTACTGCTGTCTCTATGATAGATAACACGTTTTAAAGCAACTCGgccatttctgttcttgaatcgATTTTTTTCAATCAAATTAGAATTATGTCCAGTTATAAAGATTGAATTAGAATGGACGGAAAtattaacaagagtaccgcaaaacGTTACAACAGACGCCCGTTagaccttcagtgcaatatctgtatccatgatgagaatAAGTCCAGAAAATGATTTGACATATTTTTTAGCCCTAAATTACATAAGGTtatggtgcaccaatcaagttgaagTGTGAACTAATTAAggtatgtatttctctgagagcgGGTTGTGGCAAagtttcagggcaatacctgtattcataacgaaaaaaaatctggaaaattgtttgacctacttttacccataaagtaggtcatggtccatatccagctgaaatgcaaactgaacttatattcctccgagaggaagcttgtgagtaaatttcagggcaatatttgtatccGTGACGAAAGTTaggtttttctactaagtgatactatgaccttgacttttgaccactTACCTTGAGAAACAGTAGGCATCTTActcttatcatggtgatcaaatataccaagttgtaagaacGTGGACTTTACGATTTGGTCTGAATCTTGCCTATCAATTTTTCCtattaagtgatactacgaccttgaactTCAAAAGCAATCGGCATgtttctctcatcatggtgattaaatgtactAAATTGTAAGATTCTGGAGCTTACGATTCGGTCTCTACTAAGTGATATTAcaaacttgacctttgaccttgagaaacaataggcatctttctctcatcacGGTGATCAACTGTAcgaagttgtaagatcctggagcaTATAGTTTATTATGTATTTTGCTTACAAGGTccggacaaacagacagacggagaACGCCATACCATGATAAGTCCCGTCTTTGACGGGCGTATAAGAAGTAAATTGTTAAGCCGTTGCAGATAAGGACTTGATTTGAAAATGTACAGATTGGTTAATATGGTTTGGTTTTACTTTAAAATTCTAATCCTTGTTCTTAATGC contains:
- the LOC125646734 gene encoding tripartite motif-containing protein 5-like isoform X1, whose product is MATGGLQVGYGKDVKEYTNCPCCFKTYEDPWYLECGHTMNMKCVRRQQPIVKCPMCEDSFLISSSRLCKNRFANDLAMQVTRIDIIQLLLDNRKCSLHEEKNAESYCEKCHMKMCLGCSHFHDRNPKTKRHTVYEVNQMIEEKQDDIDINPVSMCEYHDNEIINNWCLDCKVPACEENCAQHHLEPISSYATDSNTQIQKLETHVEHQLSTARLSFQKVKKIKKDMKTEGKYHGSVAARLDWAKEKCKQIIKRSTFLVLEVNLLLKKGNEFHKCYSLPFLSRQIQRIKESTKSIESNSQHTSNRSSASTNSDYSLSGSSYAQVNPRLSRSTNALSDRATYINVNWKSSMEALYVNEQTYEDISHIESIIRVSSQSLSRSTKLSDDIQERLNFFDTGARITGMVYVNDTIVVASHSAGFCTGYDLHGKIQWDITERLNGPFDVAAHKTDDGKQFL
- the LOC125646734 gene encoding tripartite motif-containing protein 5-like isoform X2, with translation MFQTFYKRYGKDVKEYTNCPCCFKTYEDPWYLECGHTMNMKCVRRQQPIVKCPMCEDSFLISSSRLCKNRFANDLAMQVTRIDIIQLLLDNRKCSLHEEKNAESYCEKCHMKMCLGCSHFHDRNPKTKRHTVYEVNQMIEEKQDDIDINPVSMCEYHDNEIINNWCLDCKVPACEENCAQHHLEPISSYATDSNTQIQKLETHVEHQLSTARLSFQKVKKIKKDMKTEGKYHGSVAARLDWAKEKCKQIIKRSTFLVLEVNLLLKKGNEFHKCYSLPFLSRQIQRIKESTKSIESNSQHTSNRSSASTNSDYSLSGSSYAQVNPRLSRSTNALSDRATYINVNWKSSMEALYVNEQTYEDISHIESIIRVSSQSLSRSTKLSDDIQERLNFFDTGARITGMVYVNDTIVVASHSAGFCTGYDLHGKIQWDITERLNGPFDVAAHKTDDGKQFL